Part of the Pristiophorus japonicus isolate sPriJap1 chromosome 11, sPriJap1.hap1, whole genome shotgun sequence genome is shown below.
ATTCGCGGACTTTTCATCTGTGGCAGCTGGCGATGCTTTCTCCAAGTTTTCCGTGGGAGCCTCCTTTGCCTCTGATGCCTTCTCAGCATCTGAGGGGGTTGCTTCAGGATTGCTTGCCGCCTTTTCTGCCTCTTCTGTTTTCCCTTCCGAACCAGGCACGGTTGGTTCTGTTGCCGTTGCCTCTTGCTCCTTGGTAGCCTCTGTTTTTTTAGCATCTTCTTTATTCTCTGCACCCTCCGCCTTCGTTGCCACGGCTGACTCTCCTTTCTTCTCCCCCTTGAGCTTTTTCCGTGTTATATGGCCACGGAAGCTAGCCTGGATTTTGGTGGCGGCCTTGTGAGCCTTGTCTTCAGGTTTGGTAGTCTCTTGCTCAGCTTTCGCATTAGCGTCGTCATTCTTCTCAACCTAGAATCAAAGTCACAGAGAAACATAGTCATGAAGTCAAATACAGAAACATTCTGAGCTCACTAGTGTTATATTCCCCTACCATTTCTCTCAACGTGCATTCTGTGCTTCGGATTTTGTGTATCTGTGCTTTCGAACCACTATTTATCCCATTTTGCAATCCCATCGAGGTGGTTTAACTTACTATCAATTACTGCTAATAGACAAATAGAAGCATTATCAGCTCGGCTGCCAGACAAAAGAGGTTGCAGATATACTGCCATTTTCACAATGCAGTGTCGTTTTCGGTGTGCATCAATGGAAGTGTGGCAGTATAACTCAGGAGActaggacaaaagcaaaatactacggatgctagaatctgaaataaaaacagaaaatgctggaaatctaagcgggtcagacagcatctgtggcgagaaacagattttacgtttcaggtcgatggcgaagggtcacgttaactctgtttcgcgccacagatgctgcctgacccgctgagatttccagcattttctgtttttattaacttAGGAGACTGCCTGATGCACTAAAGCCAGGCTTGCTACAAGAGATGTGTTTACATGAGCTTGTGTTTGCATCAAGCTCAGACAGTATAAGCTCTAGTCATCTCTTTGAGTCTTATTTATGATAAGCTGAGAAAAGGCACCTCTAATGTAAAATACAATGAACCACCAGCTTTTTTCCTTTTCTAAGTGCCTTGCTTAGCAAACAATCGGAGAACCGAGTGGGTGCAACATCCCTGCACTGGAAGACAAAGGCCCATGGATCGTGACAAATTGGTCCTCGGACCTTATCTAAATAATCATGAAGAGCTTCTAACACCAGTCACACCTCCAGAGGCAGCTTACTGCACTGAACAATTCAATTTCAGGTCCACCTGCCTCTCTGGCAGAGACCATCAACCAAGTCCTGCAGGGGGAGGCGGGGGCGTGGAAGGGGGGAGGCGACAGATGACAGCAGGAGAAGGGCAGCAGCCATTGGGAgtactgt
Proteins encoded:
- the gap43 gene encoding neuromodulin, whose amino-acid sequence is MGLQNGINSGSKAQIHKIRSTECTLREMVEKNDDANAKAEQETTKPEDKAHKAATKIQASFRGHITRKKLKGEKKGESAVATKAEGAENKEDAKKTEATKEQEATATEPTVPGSEGKTEEAEKAASNPEATPSDAEKASEAKEAPTENLEKASPAATDEKSANAEKDAKETGSSASTATESTPSSNVASSQEKEKKQIEAPAAEASDAATKAQTETAASSTAPEKTDSAVESKPSESAQNEEVKGDEKKATEENA